A single region of the Nocardioides aurantiacus genome encodes:
- the mltG gene encoding endolytic transglycosylase MltG: MSHTDYSGDEPLLEDGYDDLQDADDWSYEEPRKRRARSCLPVLLVLVILGSGLFFGGRWAYDELSTRLASAPDFEGPGSGEVVYQVEEGVTSAQIGRDLKEAGVVASVDAFTEAATLDEDSRNIQVGYYQLQEKMRASDALDVLVDPANLVQALVTVPEGARVRQVVDSIAKNTDIRRRAVVRALADAEAIGLPADAEGNPEGYLFPATYTVPPKMTAVELISQMVAKTKAVEADLDIEARAADLGLTPEQVLTVASILEYEANKSEDYPRVARVLYNRLDDDMALQLDSTVSYVSGRSGDVWTTSAERDSDSQYNTYKYTGLPPGPIGSPGQETIEAALEPAEGDWLFFVPDYEADTTRFSVTLAEHNRWVEKLREYCRNNEDC, encoded by the coding sequence GTGAGCCACACCGACTACAGCGGGGACGAGCCCCTGCTCGAGGACGGGTACGACGACCTCCAGGACGCCGACGACTGGAGCTACGAGGAGCCGCGCAAGCGCCGTGCCCGCAGCTGCCTGCCGGTGCTGCTCGTCCTGGTGATCCTCGGCTCCGGCCTGTTCTTCGGCGGCCGCTGGGCCTACGACGAGCTGAGCACCCGGCTGGCCTCCGCGCCCGACTTCGAGGGCCCCGGCAGCGGCGAGGTGGTCTACCAGGTCGAGGAGGGCGTCACCTCGGCCCAGATCGGCCGCGACCTCAAGGAGGCCGGCGTCGTCGCCAGCGTCGACGCGTTCACCGAGGCCGCCACCCTCGACGAGGACTCCCGCAACATCCAGGTCGGCTACTACCAGCTGCAGGAGAAGATGAGGGCGAGCGACGCCCTCGACGTCCTCGTCGACCCGGCCAACCTCGTGCAGGCCCTGGTGACGGTGCCCGAGGGCGCCCGGGTCCGCCAGGTCGTGGACTCCATCGCCAAGAACACCGACATCCGGCGGCGCGCGGTGGTCCGGGCCCTGGCCGACGCCGAGGCCATCGGGCTGCCGGCCGACGCCGAGGGCAACCCCGAGGGCTACCTGTTCCCCGCCACCTACACGGTGCCGCCCAAGATGACGGCGGTCGAGCTGATCAGCCAGATGGTCGCCAAGACCAAGGCCGTGGAGGCCGACCTCGACATCGAGGCCCGCGCCGCCGACCTCGGGCTGACCCCCGAGCAGGTGCTCACGGTGGCCAGCATCCTGGAGTACGAGGCCAACAAGTCCGAGGACTACCCGCGCGTCGCCCGGGTGCTCTACAACCGGCTCGACGACGACATGGCGCTGCAGCTGGACTCCACGGTGTCCTACGTCAGCGGTCGTTCGGGCGACGTCTGGACCACCTCGGCCGAGCGCGACTCCGACTCGCAGTACAACACCTACAAGTACACCGGCCTCCCGCCCGGCCCCATCGGCTCGCCCGGCCAGGAGACCATCGAGGCGGCCCTGGAGCCGGCCGAGGGCGACTGGCTGTTCTTCGTGCCCGACTACGAGGCCGACACCACCCGCTTCTCCGTGACGCTGGCGGAGCACAACAGGTGGGTGGAGAAGCTCCGCGAGTACTGCCGCAACAACGAGGACTGCTAG
- the ruvX gene encoding Holliday junction resolvase RuvX: protein MSTAPGVRLGIDPGEARIGVASSDPHGILATPLETVARAKGDLDRLAALVEEHDARLVYLGLPRSMSGGEGPSAGRVRAFAQDLAARIHPVPVRLCDERLSTVTAEGQLRAQGRKGKKRRAVVDMAAAVVILQGALERERQTGDAAGELVRADAPDQ from the coding sequence GTGAGCACCGCACCGGGGGTGCGGCTGGGGATCGACCCGGGCGAGGCCCGCATCGGCGTCGCCAGCAGCGACCCGCACGGCATCCTCGCCACCCCGCTGGAGACCGTGGCTCGGGCCAAGGGCGACCTCGACCGGCTGGCGGCGCTGGTGGAGGAGCACGACGCCCGCCTCGTCTACCTCGGCCTGCCCCGCTCGATGTCCGGGGGAGAAGGCCCCTCGGCGGGTAGGGTTCGAGCGTTCGCGCAGGACCTGGCGGCCCGGATCCACCCGGTGCCGGTGCGGTTGTGCGACGAGCGCCTGAGCACCGTGACGGCCGAGGGGCAGCTGCGGGCACAGGGACGCAAGGGCAAGAAGCGTCGGGCGGTGGTCGACATGGCCGCCGCGGTCGTGATCTTGCAGGGGGCTCTGGAGAGGGAACGACAGACGGGCGACGCGGCCGGCGAGCTGGTTCGAGCCGACGCCCCGGACCAGTAG
- the aroB gene encoding 3-dehydroquinate synthase, with translation MAEATAATVLHVGGAAPYDVVVGHDVLARVRDLLGPGVRRVALCHAPGLGDLVARVRDQLDGLEVLDLPLPDGEHAKTAVVAAEAWEALGEAGFTRSDAVVTVGGGATTDMGGFIAATWLRGVPVVHVPTTLLAMVDAAVGGKTGMNTGAGKNLVGSFHEPAGVLCDLDALVTLPRPELVAGLAEVLKCGFIADPEILALVEADPDAALDPATPALRELVERAIGVKVGVVVDDLRETGGRDGHPGREALNYGHTLAHAIERGTGYRVRHGEAVALGMVYVAELARRVGRLDAATADRHEQVLRSVGLPVRLADVGADDLGFEELLATMRVDKKARGDRLRFLVLDGLARPTVLAGPEEDALRAAYDHVRRATP, from the coding sequence GTGGCTGAGGCGACCGCGGCGACGGTGCTGCACGTCGGCGGCGCGGCGCCGTACGACGTGGTGGTCGGGCACGACGTGCTGGCCCGGGTGCGCGACCTGCTGGGTCCCGGCGTACGACGGGTGGCGCTGTGCCACGCGCCCGGCCTCGGTGACCTGGTGGCCCGGGTGCGCGACCAGCTCGACGGCCTCGAGGTGCTCGACCTGCCGCTGCCCGACGGCGAGCACGCCAAGACCGCCGTCGTCGCCGCGGAGGCCTGGGAGGCGCTCGGCGAGGCCGGGTTCACGCGCTCCGACGCGGTGGTGACCGTCGGCGGCGGCGCGACCACCGACATGGGCGGCTTCATCGCCGCCACCTGGCTGCGCGGCGTCCCCGTCGTCCACGTGCCCACCACCCTGCTGGCCATGGTGGACGCCGCCGTGGGCGGCAAGACCGGCATGAACACCGGCGCGGGCAAGAACCTCGTGGGGAGCTTCCACGAGCCGGCGGGTGTCCTGTGCGACCTCGACGCCCTGGTCACGCTGCCGCGGCCCGAGCTGGTCGCCGGCCTGGCCGAGGTGCTCAAGTGCGGCTTCATCGCCGACCCCGAGATCCTGGCCCTGGTGGAGGCCGACCCGGACGCAGCGCTCGATCCCGCCACGCCCGCGCTGCGCGAGCTGGTGGAGCGCGCAATCGGGGTCAAGGTCGGCGTCGTCGTCGACGACCTGCGCGAGACCGGCGGCCGCGACGGCCACCCGGGCCGCGAGGCGCTCAACTACGGCCACACCCTGGCGCACGCCATCGAGCGCGGCACCGGCTACCGCGTGCGCCACGGCGAGGCGGTGGCGCTGGGCATGGTCTACGTCGCCGAGCTCGCCCGCCGGGTCGGGCGCCTCGACGCCGCCACGGCCGACCGCCACGAGCAGGTGCTGCGGTCCGTCGGGCTGCCGGTGCGCCTCGCCGACGTCGGCGCCGACGACCTGGGCTTCGAGGAGCTGCTGGCCACGATGCGGGTCGACAAGAAGGCCCGCGGTGACCGGCTGCGGTTCCTCGTGCTCGACGGGCTGGCGCGGCCGACGGTGCTCGCGGGGCCCGAGGAGGACGCGCTGCGCGCGGCCTACGACCACGTCCGGAGGGCGACGCCATGA
- a CDS encoding shikimate dehydrogenase gives MGTPVAHSLSPAMHRAAYAELGLDWTYDAVELAADDLPAHLASLDRSWRGLSLTMPLKRTVVPLVDSLDDWARVSGAVNTLVLGDRRRLGFNTDVPGAMAALVERVHDPVREVVVLGGGATATSVLLGLVELGCTRAHVLVRDPARAAETVETVRRHRRGPEVSVGSLPEAVARGDLGEGSVADMVVSTIPGRAQTPEVLAACASVPRVFEVVYDPWPTPLARAAEQSGRPLVSGLDLLAHQAVLQLQVMAGRSVPVELLRVAALRELRRRGHATPGGDPGGNPGGDPGGHRGGTSPVDDGPTVAPSA, from the coding sequence GTGGGCACCCCCGTGGCCCACTCCCTCTCACCTGCCATGCACCGGGCGGCGTACGCCGAGCTGGGGCTGGACTGGACCTACGACGCGGTCGAGCTCGCCGCCGACGACCTGCCCGCCCACCTGGCCTCGCTCGACCGCAGCTGGCGCGGCCTGTCGCTGACGATGCCGCTCAAGCGCACCGTCGTGCCGCTCGTGGACTCCCTCGACGACTGGGCGCGCGTCTCGGGTGCGGTCAACACGCTCGTGCTGGGCGACCGACGGCGGCTGGGGTTCAACACCGACGTCCCCGGGGCGATGGCGGCCCTCGTCGAGCGGGTCCACGACCCGGTCCGCGAGGTCGTCGTGCTGGGGGGCGGGGCCACCGCCACCTCGGTGCTGCTCGGCCTGGTCGAGCTGGGCTGCACCCGGGCCCACGTGCTGGTGCGCGACCCGGCCCGCGCGGCCGAGACCGTCGAGACCGTGCGCCGGCACCGCCGCGGCCCCGAGGTGAGCGTCGGCAGCCTGCCCGAGGCGGTGGCACGCGGCGACCTCGGCGAGGGCTCGGTGGCCGACATGGTCGTCTCGACCATCCCCGGTCGCGCCCAGACGCCCGAGGTGCTCGCCGCGTGCGCGTCGGTGCCGCGGGTCTTCGAGGTCGTCTACGACCCGTGGCCGACGCCGTTGGCGCGCGCCGCGGAGCAGTCCGGTCGGCCGCTGGTGAGCGGCCTCGACCTGCTGGCGCACCAGGCGGTGCTGCAGCTGCAGGTGATGGCCGGGCGCTCGGTGCCCGTGGAGCTGCTGCGGGTCGCGGCGCTGCGCGAGCTCCGCCGGCGCGGCCACGCCACCCCCGGCGGCGACCCCGGCGGCAATCCGGGCGGCGACCCGGGCGGCCACCGGGGCGGCACGAGTCCTGTGGACGACGGCCCGACCGTCGCCCCGAGCGCCTAG
- the aroC gene encoding chorismate synthase has translation MLRWLTAGESHGPSLTAILEGLPAHVRVTSEDISDALARRRLGYGRGARMKFEQDQVRVTGGVRHGETQGGPVAIEVGNTEWPKWEKVMSADPVDPVELEALARNAPLTRPRPGHADLVGMQKYDFTESRPVLERASARETAARVALGRVASAFLEQATGARLVSHVVELGGVPAPAGSVPGPDDVARLDEDPVRCLDPDASQQMVERIDQAHKDGDTLGGVVEVVVHGLPPGLGSHVHWDRRLDARLAGALMGIQAIKGVEVGDGFELAATPGSLAHDEIVTEDGALRRTSGRSGGTEGGMSTGEVLRVRAAMKPIATVPRALRTVDVATGEATVADHQRSDVCAVPAAGIVAEAMVALVLADAVVEKFGGDSVGETRRNVGSYLDTLRFR, from the coding sequence ATGTTGCGCTGGCTCACTGCGGGGGAGTCCCACGGACCCTCCCTCACCGCGATCCTCGAGGGCCTCCCCGCCCACGTCCGGGTCACCTCCGAGGACATCTCCGACGCCCTGGCCCGCCGCCGGCTGGGCTACGGCCGCGGCGCCCGGATGAAGTTCGAGCAGGACCAGGTGCGCGTCACCGGAGGCGTCCGCCACGGCGAGACCCAGGGCGGCCCGGTCGCCATCGAGGTCGGCAACACCGAGTGGCCCAAGTGGGAGAAGGTGATGTCGGCCGACCCCGTGGACCCGGTCGAGCTCGAGGCCCTGGCCCGCAACGCCCCGCTGACGCGTCCCCGTCCGGGCCACGCCGACCTGGTCGGGATGCAGAAGTACGACTTCACCGAGTCGCGTCCCGTGCTCGAGCGTGCCTCGGCCCGCGAGACCGCGGCCCGCGTGGCGCTCGGCCGCGTCGCCTCGGCCTTCCTCGAGCAGGCCACCGGCGCCCGGCTGGTCTCCCACGTCGTCGAGCTCGGCGGGGTGCCCGCGCCGGCCGGCTCGGTCCCCGGCCCGGACGACGTCGCGCGGCTCGACGAGGACCCGGTGCGCTGCCTGGACCCGGACGCCTCGCAGCAGATGGTCGAGCGGATCGACCAGGCCCACAAGGACGGCGACACCCTCGGTGGCGTCGTCGAGGTCGTGGTCCACGGACTGCCGCCGGGCCTGGGGTCCCACGTGCACTGGGACCGGCGCCTCGACGCGCGCCTGGCCGGCGCGCTGATGGGCATCCAGGCGATCAAGGGCGTCGAGGTCGGCGACGGCTTCGAGCTCGCGGCCACGCCCGGGTCGCTCGCGCACGACGAGATCGTCACCGAGGACGGTGCCCTGCGGCGTACGTCGGGACGCTCAGGTGGCACCGAGGGCGGCATGTCGACCGGCGAGGTGCTGCGCGTGCGCGCCGCGATGAAGCCGATCGCGACCGTGCCCCGGGCGCTGCGCACCGTCGACGTCGCCACCGGCGAGGCCACGGTCGCCGACCACCAGCGCTCCGACGTCTGCGCGGTCCCGGCCGCCGGCATCGTCGCCGAGGCGATGGTGGCGCTGGTGCTGGCCGACGCGGTCGTGGAGAAGTTCGGCGGCGACAGCGTGGGGGAGACCCGGCGCAACGTCGGGAGCTACCTCGACACGCTGCGGTTCCGGTGA
- a CDS encoding prepilin peptidase: MPWSEAALLPTVVAAVACGLLALPVPALLARLPEPEPDAPAVPEPTLVGEPLVETPPASPLGPPPPKEPYAAIAALPGLRPGLVLGCALVGAAFGAAVGWTGALLFLVPLVPVGAVLLVIDWRTTLLPTRVLHPTYALLAVLLPLAALLDGDAGGLLGAAGGWLLVGGWFWVFWAVLHAWGFGDVRLARVLGPALGYLGWSHAVVGLGLMVFLGGIGGVALSLLRSSLRRRYPYGPFMLVGAALAVVAAPAVAAGLGY; the protein is encoded by the coding sequence ATGCCCTGGTCCGAGGCCGCCCTGCTGCCCACGGTGGTGGCCGCCGTCGCCTGTGGCCTGCTCGCACTGCCGGTGCCGGCCCTGCTGGCACGACTGCCCGAGCCCGAGCCGGACGCCCCGGCGGTGCCCGAGCCGACGCTCGTGGGCGAGCCGCTGGTCGAGACGCCACCCGCCTCGCCCCTGGGGCCACCCCCGCCCAAGGAGCCGTACGCCGCGATCGCCGCGCTGCCCGGCCTGCGCCCCGGGCTGGTGCTGGGGTGCGCGCTGGTCGGAGCCGCGTTCGGCGCGGCCGTCGGCTGGACGGGCGCGCTGCTGTTCCTGGTGCCCCTCGTCCCGGTCGGCGCGGTGCTGCTGGTGATCGACTGGCGGACCACCCTGCTCCCCACGCGCGTCCTGCACCCGACGTACGCCTTGCTCGCGGTGCTGCTGCCGCTGGCCGCCCTGCTCGACGGCGACGCCGGCGGGCTGCTCGGCGCGGCCGGCGGCTGGCTGCTGGTGGGGGGCTGGTTCTGGGTCTTCTGGGCCGTCCTGCACGCCTGGGGGTTCGGCGACGTCCGGCTGGCCCGGGTGCTGGGGCCGGCGCTGGGCTACCTCGGCTGGTCCCACGCCGTGGTCGGGCTGGGGCTGATGGTGTTCCTCGGCGGGATCGGCGGCGTGGCGCTCTCGCTGCTGCGGAGCAGCCTGCGGCGCCGCTACCCCTACGGTCCGTTCATGCTGGTCGGGGCGGCGCTCGCGGTCGTCGCGGCGCCCGCCGTCGCGGCGGGTCTCGGCTACTAG
- a CDS encoding shikimate kinase, with protein sequence MSTGSNEATRPRVVLVGTMGAGKTTVGRRLAERWGVPFRDSDHDVEEREGRSVSDIFVDSGEAHFRRLEREAVAEALSGHDGVLALGGGAVTDESTRALLAGHEVVFLRVGLGDAASRVGLGVSRPMLLGNVRGRIKQLIDERTPVYESVAVHVVETDGLDVDQVVEQVLARLEGSRG encoded by the coding sequence GTGAGCACCGGCAGCAACGAGGCCACCCGGCCGCGGGTCGTCCTCGTCGGCACCATGGGCGCCGGCAAGACCACGGTGGGCCGTCGCCTGGCCGAGCGCTGGGGCGTGCCGTTCCGCGACTCCGACCACGACGTGGAGGAGCGCGAGGGCCGCTCGGTCTCCGACATCTTCGTCGACTCGGGCGAGGCGCACTTCCGCCGGCTCGAGCGCGAGGCGGTGGCCGAGGCGCTGTCCGGCCACGACGGCGTGCTCGCGCTGGGCGGTGGTGCGGTGACCGACGAGAGCACCCGCGCCCTGCTGGCCGGCCACGAGGTCGTCTTCCTGCGCGTGGGCCTCGGCGACGCCGCCTCGCGGGTCGGGCTCGGGGTCTCCCGGCCGATGCTGCTGGGCAACGTGCGCGGCCGGATCAAGCAGCTGATCGACGAGCGCACCCCGGTCTACGAGTCCGTGGCCGTCCACGTCGTGGAGACCGACGGGCTCGACGTCGACCAGGTCGTCGAGCAGGTGCTGGCCCGGCTGGAGGGCTCCCGTGGCTGA